In the Gossypium arboreum isolate Shixiya-1 chromosome 10, ASM2569848v2, whole genome shotgun sequence genome, one interval contains:
- the LOC108451598 gene encoding uncharacterized protein LOC108451598: MNIQSRKEFETTNAQGDVERKVETMDYSSSAGKGPEMKAVQVTHQHPPTNQKTSGGVLTGAAAAATLALESAKDAISRN, encoded by the exons ATGAACATCCAATCCAGGAAG GAGTTTGAGACCACAAATGCACAAGGTGATGTAGAAAGAAAGGTGGAAACAATGGACTATAGTTCATCAGCTGGGAAGGGTCCAGAGATGAAGGCCGTGCAAGTGACTCACCAACATCCGCCAACCAACCAGAAGACCAGCGGCGGTGTCCTCACCGGTGCCGCTGCTGCTGCCACATTGGCCCTGGAATCCGCAAAAGATGCAATATCTCGAAA
- the LOC108452725 gene encoding uncharacterized protein LOC108452725 produces METQVKYMWVVVFVVSMSIAGFNGVDATHDYYGPCGKHDIEKEAQKLSPCTYAAKYWRAPVSERCCAIIEKKLSNPGCLCAILQTRTAYDAGVRPEVAVTIPKRCNIAVRPVGHKCGGFPFV; encoded by the exons ATGGAAACTCAAGTGAAGTACATGTGGGTTGTAGTGTTTGTTGTGAGTATGAGCATTGCAGGGTTCAATGGAGTGGATGCAACTCATGATTATTATGGTCCCTGTGGGAAACATGACATTGAGAAGGAAGCTCAGAAGCTGTCTCCATGTACATACGCTGCAAAATACTGGAGAGCTCCGGTTTCTGAGCGTTGTTGTGCCATAATAGAGAAAAAGCTCAGCAATCCAGGCTGCCTCTGCGCTATTCTGCAAACTCGTACCGCATACGATGCGGGGGTGAGGCCAGAAGTTGCAGTGACCATTCCAAAACGCTGCAACATTGCAGTTCGTCCTGTTGGTCACAAGTGCGGAG GTTTCCCATTTGTTTAA